One Meles meles chromosome 11, mMelMel3.1 paternal haplotype, whole genome shotgun sequence DNA segment encodes these proteins:
- the TLR4 gene encoding toll-like receptor 4 isoform X2 — protein sequence MPLLNLSLDLSLNPLSFIQPGAFKEIKLHELTLRSNFNSTDVMKTCIQGLAGLKIHHLVLGEFKNERNLESFDKYLLEGLCNLTIEKFRIAFFNEFSEDITDLFNCLANVSTISLMHLFLNRPRHLPKNLRWQRLEMVNCEFEEFPKWELDSLKEFVFTANKGVSTFTEMKLESLEFLDLSRNHLSFKGCCSYSDLGATRLKHLDLSFNDIITMSSNFLGLEQLEYLDFQHSNLKQGSDFSVFLSLRNLRYLDISYTHTQVVFRGIFDGLVSLQVLKMAGNSFQDNFLPNIFKDLTNLTILDLSKCQLEGVSQTAFGSLPKLQLINMSHNNLLSLDILPYEPLLSLQILDCSFNRIVASTEQVRQHFPSNLVSLNLTQNDFACVCEHQNFLQWVKDHRQLLVEVEKMVCTKPLDMQDMPLLSFRNATCQRSKTIITVSVFTVLMVSLVAVLVYKFYFHLMLLAGCKKYSRGKSTYDAFVIYSSQDEDWVRNELVKNLEEGVPPFQLCLHYRDFIPGVAIAANIIQEGFHKSRKVIVVVSRHFIQSRWCIFEYEIAQTWQFLSSRAGIIFIVLQKVEKSLLRQQVELYRLLSRNTYLEWEDSVLGRHIFWRRLRKALLDGKPWSPEETVDAEND from the coding sequence ATGCCTCTACTCAACCTTTCTTTAGACTTGTCCTTGAACCCTTTATCCTTTATCCAGCCAGGTGcctttaaagaaattaaactcCATGAACTGACTTTGAGAAGTAATTTTAATagtacagatgtaatgaaaactTGTATTCAAGGTCTGGCTGGTTTAAAGATCCATCACTTGGTTCTgggagaatttaaaaatgaaaggaactTGGAAAGCTTTGACAAATATCTCCTGGAGGGACTGTGCAATTTGACCATTGAAAAATTCCGCATAGCATTCTTTAATGAGTTCTCAGAGGATATCACTGACTTATTTAATTGTTTGGCAAACGTTTCTACAATTTCTCTGATGCATCTGTTTTTAAACAGACCACGACACCTTCCTAAAAATCTCAGATGGCAACGGCTGGAAATGGTTAACTGTGAATTTGAAGAATTTCCCAAATGGGAGCTGGACTCTCTCAAGGAGTTTGTTTTCACTGCCAACAAAGGCGTGAGCACTTTTACTGAGATGAAGCTGGAAAGCCTTGAGTTTCTAGATCTCAGTAGAAATCACCTGAGTTTCAAGGGTTGCTGTTCTTACTCTGACTTGGGGGCAACCAGACTGAAGCATTTAGATCTGAGCTTCAATGATATTATTACCATGAGTTCAAACTTCTTGGGCTTAGAACAGCTAGAATATCTAGATTTCCAGCATTCCAATTTGAAACAGGGCAGTGACTTTTCAGTATTCCTATCCCTCAGAAACCTCCGTTACCTTGATATTTCTTATACTCATACCCAAGTTGTCTTCCGGGGCATTTTTGATGGCTTGGTCAGCCTCCAAGTCTTGAAAATGGCTGGCAATTCTTTTCAGGACAACTTTCTCccaaatattttcaaagaccTGACTAACTTGACCATTCTAGACCTCTCTAAGTGTCAGCTGGAAGGGGTGTCCCAGACGGCATTTGGCTCACTTCCTAAACTTCAGTTGATAAATATGAGTCACAACAACCTCTTGTCATTGGATATACTCCCTTATgagcctctcctctctctccaaatTCTGGATTGCAGTTTTAATCGAATAGTGGCCTCCACGGAGCAAGTACGACAGCATTTCCCAAGTAATCTAGTTTCCTTAAATCTTACTCAGAATGACTTTGCTTGTGTTTGCGAACACCAGAATTTCCTGCAGTGGGTCAAGGACCACAGGCAGCTCTTGGTGGAAGTGGAAAAAATGGTGTGTACCAAACCTTTAGACATGCAGGACATGCCCCTGCTGAGTTTTAGGAATGCCACCTGTCAGAGGAGCAAGACTATCATTACTGTGTCAGTGTTCACTGTACTCATGGTTTCTTTGGTAGCAGTTTTGGTGTATAAGTTCTATTTCCACCTGATGCTTCTTGCTGGTTGCAAAAAGTACAGCAGAGGCAAGAGCACCTACGATGCCTTCGTTATCTACTCAAGCCAGGATGAAGACTGGGTGAGGAATGAACTGGTAAAGAACTTGGAGGAGGGGGTGCCTCCCTTTCAGCTCTGCCTTCACTACAGAGACTTTATCCCTGGTGTGGCCATCGCCGCCAATATCATCCAGGAAGGGTTCCACAAAAGCCGGAAGGTTATCGTTGTGGTGTCCCGACACTTCATTCAGAGCCGGTGGTGCATCTTTGAGTACGAGATTGCCCAGACCTGGCAGTTTCTTAGCAGTCGTGCCGGCATCATCTTCATCGTCCTGCAGAAGGTGGAGAAGTCCCTACTGCGGCAGCAGGTGGAGCTGTATCGCCTTCTCAGCAGGAATACTTACCTGGAGTGGGAAGACAGTGTGCTGGGCCGGCACATCTTCTGGAGACGACTCCGAAAAGCCTTGCTGGATGGTAAACCATGGAGTCCAGAAGAAACGGTGGATGCAGAAAATGACTAG